One genomic segment of Roseovarius carneus includes these proteins:
- a CDS encoding dimethylsulfonioproprionate lyase family protein — MNLSQKVRAFVGAAEASYAARVTDPEGMRSTREIFARLGQGALIPDENVQPERFAVCDWLGKVTVPAGDLDDVLRAFRALETHLRWYRRDCAASRALPGFADAHANAMVVGRGGLVPHDRVTLGLSLIAPGTRYPDHDHPPEETYLSLSDGEFFHGESDWFTPGVGGTFHNTPGMLHAMRSGKGPLCAIWALQS, encoded by the coding sequence ATGAATCTATCGCAAAAGGTTCGGGCGTTTGTCGGTGCGGCAGAGGCATCTTATGCGGCGCGTGTGACGGACCCGGAGGGGATGCGCTCCACGCGGGAAATTTTCGCGCGCTTGGGGCAGGGGGCGCTGATTCCTGACGAGAATGTGCAGCCCGAGCGCTTTGCGGTCTGTGATTGGCTGGGTAAGGTGACGGTGCCGGCAGGGGATTTGGACGATGTGCTTAGGGCCTTTCGGGCGCTTGAGACGCATCTGCGCTGGTATAGGCGCGATTGTGCGGCCTCAAGGGCGCTGCCGGGGTTCGCCGACGCCCATGCCAATGCGATGGTGGTGGGGCGCGGTGGGTTGGTGCCGCATGACCGCGTGACGCTGGGCCTGTCTCTGATCGCGCCCGGCACGCGCTATCCTGATCACGATCATCCGCCGGAGGAGACGTATCTCAGCCTCAGCGACGGGGAGTTCTTCCATGGCGAGAGCGACTGGTTCACGCCCGGCGTGGGCGGCACGTTCCATAACACGCCGGGGATGCTGCATGCTATGCGCTCGGGCAAAGGGCCGCTTTGCGCGATATGGGCTTTGCAGAGCTGA
- the tkt gene encoding transketolase, with translation MDIDALRSAHPQHWKKAAAIRALTLDAVHAANSGHSGMPMGMADVATVLYEKHLKFDASAPNWPDRDRFILSAGHGSMLLYSLLHLTGYADMTLKQVKNFRQWGAITAGHPEYGHATGIETTTGPLGQGISNAVGFAMAEEILRARYGAKLMDHHTYVIAGDGCLMEGVSQEAITLAGRHQLSKLIVLWDNNNITIDGPVSLSDRTDQPGRFRAAGWEVIEIDGHDPQAIDAALTAAKASSQPTMIACETHIALGHAAQDTSKGHGALTDDAQMAAAKAAYGWTTGPFEVPADIKSAWEAIGARGAAARGAWEARLAETSARRQEEITRIFARDVPKSLTARIRALKKQISEEGPKVATRKSSEMVLEVVNPILPETVGGSADLTGSNNTKTADLGVFDIDNRKGRYVYWGIREHGMAAAMNGMVLHGGIRPYGGTFMCFTDYARPAMRLAALMRVPTVFVMTHDSIGLGEDGPTHQPIEHLAISRATPNTWVFRPCDTVETAEAWELALSTKETPSVLSLTRQNLPTLRREHKTKNLTAQGAYVLADAIGKRQAIIMATGSEVEIAMAARDALQAEGIGTRVVSMPCMELFAEQDDAYRKRVLPAGPVRVGVEAAVRQGWDAWLLGERGREAKAGFVGMDSFGASAPAGTLYEKFGITADAVAAKVKSLL, from the coding sequence GTGGATATCGACGCCCTGCGCTCCGCACACCCCCAGCACTGGAAGAAGGCTGCCGCGATCCGCGCGCTGACGCTGGATGCTGTCCACGCCGCCAATTCGGGCCATTCCGGCATGCCGATGGGCATGGCCGATGTGGCGACCGTGCTTTATGAAAAGCACCTCAAGTTTGACGCCTCCGCCCCCAACTGGCCCGACCGGGATCGGTTTATCCTCAGCGCGGGCCATGGCTCCATGCTGCTTTATTCGTTGCTGCACCTGACGGGCTATGCCGACATGACGCTGAAGCAGGTCAAGAATTTCCGCCAATGGGGCGCGATCACCGCAGGCCACCCCGAATATGGCCATGCGACCGGCATCGAGACCACCACCGGGCCTCTGGGTCAAGGCATCTCGAACGCTGTGGGCTTTGCCATGGCCGAAGAAATCCTGCGCGCGCGTTATGGCGCGAAGCTGATGGATCACCACACCTATGTGATCGCGGGCGACGGGTGCTTGATGGAGGGCGTGAGCCAAGAGGCGATCACGCTGGCCGGGCGGCACCAGCTCTCAAAGCTCATTGTTCTGTGGGACAATAACAACATCACGATCGACGGCCCCGTGAGCCTCTCAGACCGTACCGATCAGCCCGGACGCTTCCGCGCCGCCGGATGGGAGGTGATCGAGATCGACGGACATGACCCGCAGGCGATTGACGCGGCCCTCACGGCGGCAAAGGCATCCAGCCAGCCCACGATGATTGCCTGCGAGACACATATCGCCCTCGGTCATGCGGCCCAAGACACGTCAAAAGGCCACGGCGCGCTGACGGATGATGCCCAAATGGCCGCAGCCAAGGCCGCCTATGGCTGGACCACCGGGCCTTTCGAGGTCCCTGCCGACATCAAATCCGCATGGGAAGCTATCGGTGCGCGCGGTGCCGCGGCGCGCGGCGCATGGGAGGCACGGTTGGCCGAGACCTCCGCCCGCCGCCAAGAGGAAATCACCCGCATCTTCGCCCGTGACGTTCCCAAATCTCTCACCGCCCGCATCCGCGCCCTGAAAAAGCAGATCAGCGAGGAAGGCCCCAAAGTGGCCACCCGCAAATCGAGCGAGATGGTGCTTGAGGTCGTGAACCCGATCCTGCCCGAAACCGTGGGCGGCTCGGCCGATCTCACCGGGTCCAACAACACCAAAACCGCCGATCTGGGCGTGTTCGATATTGATAACCGCAAGGGCCGCTACGTCTATTGGGGCATCCGCGAGCATGGCATGGCCGCCGCGATGAATGGTATGGTCCTGCATGGCGGCATCCGCCCTTACGGCGGCACGTTCATGTGCTTCACGGATTACGCCCGCCCCGCGATGCGCCTTGCTGCGCTGATGCGCGTACCGACGGTGTTCGTGATGACCCATGACAGCATCGGTCTGGGCGAGGATGGCCCGACCCACCAACCGATCGAGCATCTGGCGATTTCGCGCGCCACGCCCAACACATGGGTCTTCCGCCCCTGTGACACGGTCGAGACGGCGGAGGCGTGGGAGCTCGCCCTCAGCACCAAGGAGACGCCCTCGGTCCTGTCGCTCACGCGCCAGAACCTGCCCACGCTGCGGCGCGAGCATAAGACGAAAAACCTCACAGCGCAGGGCGCATATGTCCTCGCCGATGCGATTGGCAAACGGCAGGCCATCATTATGGCCACCGGATCGGAGGTCGAGATTGCCATGGCTGCGCGAGATGCCCTTCAGGCCGAAGGGATCGGCACGCGGGTGGTCTCCATGCCGTGTATGGAGCTTTTTGCCGAACAAGATGACGCCTACCGCAAGCGCGTGTTGCCCGCAGGGCCCGTGCGCGTGGGTGTCGAGGCGGCGGTGCGCCAAGGCTGGGACGCATGGCTTCTGGGCGAGCGTGGCCGCGAGGCGAAGGCGGGCTTTGTCGGGATGGACAGCTTCGGCGCATCCGCGCCCGCAGGAACGCTCTATGAGAAGTTCGGGATCACGGCGGACGCCGTGGCGGCCAAGGTGAAATCCCTGCTCTGA
- the gap gene encoding type I glyceraldehyde-3-phosphate dehydrogenase, which yields MTVKVGINGFGRIGRCTLAHIAQSARDDIEVVKVNATGPLETAAHLIKYDSVHGRFANEITLGDGTMDLGRGPIRMFSTYEMSELDWSGVDVVLECTGQFNDGAKAKAHLDQGAGKVLLSAPGKNVDRTVVMGVNHEELLASERMISNGSCTTNCLAPLAKVLHEGIGIESGIMTTIHAYTGDQPTLDRRHKDLYRARAAAMSMIPTSTGAAKALGEVLPALKGKLDGSAIRVPTPNVSAVDLTFLASKSVTEAEVNALVAEAASGPLKGILGYDDEPKVSIDFNHTEESSIFAPAQTRVVGGTLVRVLAWYDNEWGFSVRMADLAALMGRLGR from the coding sequence ATGACCGTCAAGGTTGGCATCAACGGATTTGGCCGCATTGGCCGCTGCACCCTCGCCCATATCGCCCAAAGCGCGCGCGACGATATCGAGGTCGTGAAGGTCAACGCCACAGGCCCGCTGGAGACCGCAGCACACCTGATCAAATACGACAGCGTGCATGGCCGCTTTGCCAATGAGATCACACTGGGCGATGGCACGATGGATCTGGGCCGTGGCCCGATAAGGATGTTCTCCACCTATGAGATGTCCGAGCTGGACTGGTCGGGCGTCGATGTTGTGCTGGAATGCACAGGCCAATTCAACGACGGCGCGAAGGCAAAGGCGCATCTGGACCAGGGCGCGGGTAAGGTTTTGCTCTCGGCCCCCGGCAAGAACGTGGACCGCACCGTGGTGATGGGCGTGAACCACGAAGAGCTTCTGGCCTCCGAGCGGATGATCTCAAACGGCTCCTGCACCACAAATTGCCTCGCCCCGCTGGCCAAGGTCCTGCATGAGGGCATCGGCATCGAGAGCGGCATCATGACCACGATCCACGCCTATACCGGCGATCAGCCCACGCTGGACCGCCGTCACAAGGACCTCTACCGCGCGCGCGCCGCGGCGATGAGCATGATCCCCACCTCCACGGGTGCGGCCAAAGCACTGGGCGAGGTTCTGCCCGCACTCAAAGGCAAGCTGGACGGATCAGCCATCCGCGTGCCCACACCGAACGTGTCGGCGGTCGATCTGACCTTCCTCGCCTCCAAATCCGTGACCGAGGCAGAGGTCAACGCGCTGGTGGCCGAGGCAGCAAGCGGGCCGCTCAAGGGCATTTTGGGCTATGACGATGAGCCAAAAGTGAGCATTGACTTCAACCATACCGAAGAAAGCAGCATCTTCGCCCCGGCCCAGACACGGGTCGTGGGCGGCACATTGGTGCGGGTGCTGGCATGGTATGACAATGAATGGGGCTTCTCGGTGCGCATGGCGGACCTTGCCGCGCTGATGGGGCGTTTGGGCCGCTAA
- a CDS encoding LysR family transcriptional regulator produces MQPHWDDLKVFLAVARAESLSAAGRMLKVDPATVGRRIARLEQALKAPLFAKSPQGYALTNEGQRLMTHAARAEQEMMLAFEEMPGHSRQLSGQIRVGAPDGCANFLLPQVCAEIVERNPDLEVQIIALPRVFNLSKREADMAVAVSAPTAGRLSVQKLTDYKLHLVAARKYLRASAPIKTVEDLRHHRMIGYIPDMIFDKELDYLDEAGIEKVHLASNSVSVQFNWIRQGAGLGFVHDFTMPFDHRLVKVLANEVSLTRSFYLIRHADDRRLERMNRFAEELGEGIRREVAKLEAGG; encoded by the coding sequence ATGCAACCGCATTGGGATGATCTGAAAGTGTTTCTGGCGGTGGCGCGGGCCGAGAGCCTGTCGGCGGCGGGGCGCATGCTCAAAGTCGATCCGGCCACGGTCGGGCGCAGGATTGCGCGGCTGGAACAGGCGTTGAAAGCGCCGCTCTTTGCAAAGTCGCCTCAGGGTTATGCGCTGACCAATGAAGGCCAGCGGTTGATGACACATGCGGCGCGGGCCGAGCAGGAGATGATGCTGGCCTTTGAGGAGATGCCGGGCCACTCGCGCCAGCTCTCTGGTCAGATACGCGTGGGTGCGCCGGACGGCTGTGCCAATTTCCTGCTGCCGCAGGTCTGCGCGGAGATTGTTGAGCGAAACCCGGACCTTGAGGTGCAGATCATTGCCTTGCCACGGGTCTTTAACCTGTCCAAACGTGAGGCGGATATGGCCGTGGCCGTCAGCGCACCCACCGCCGGGCGTTTGAGCGTTCAGAAGCTCACTGATTACAAATTGCACCTCGTGGCGGCGCGCAAATACCTCCGCGCTTCCGCGCCGATCAAGACTGTGGAGGATCTGCGTCACCACCGGATGATTGGCTATATCCCCGACATGATCTTCGACAAGGAGCTGGATTATCTTGATGAGGCGGGCATCGAGAAGGTGCATCTTGCGTCCAATTCCGTGTCGGTGCAGTTCAACTGGATTAGGCAGGGGGCGGGGCTTGGCTTCGTGCATGATTTCACCATGCCGTTTGATCACCGCTTGGTGAAGGTGCTGGCGAATGAGGTGAGCCTTACGCGCAGTTTCTACCTGATCCGGCATGCCGATGACCGCAGGCTTGAGCGGATGAACCGGTTTGCCGAGGAACTTGGCGAGGGCATCCGCCGCGAGGTGGCCAAGCTGGAGGCTGGCGGCTGA
- the coaD gene encoding pantetheine-phosphate adenylyltransferase has protein sequence MRIGLYPGTFDPITLGHIDIIRRASALVDRLVIGVAINRDKGPLFTLEDRVAMIEAECAKLSAQTGTEIVAHPFENLLIDCAQDVCAQVIVRGLRAVADFEYEFQMVGMNRALNDSVETVFLMAEARHQAIASKLVKEIARLGGDVSKFVTPAVNTALQKRFG, from the coding sequence ATGCGCATCGGTCTTTATCCCGGCACGTTCGATCCCATCACACTGGGCCATATCGACATTATCCGCCGTGCCAGCGCGCTGGTGGATCGTTTGGTGATCGGGGTCGCGATCAATCGCGACAAGGGTCCGCTTTTTACCTTGGAAGATCGCGTGGCGATGATCGAGGCGGAATGTGCCAAGTTGAGTGCGCAGACCGGCACCGAGATCGTGGCGCATCCGTTTGAGAACCTGCTGATTGATTGCGCGCAGGATGTGTGTGCGCAAGTGATCGTACGTGGCCTGCGGGCTGTGGCGGATTTTGAGTATGAATTTCAGATGGTTGGCATGAACCGCGCGCTCAATGATTCCGTCGAGACGGTGTTCTTGATGGCCGAGGCGCGGCATCAGGCGATTGCCTCAAAACTGGTTAAAGAGATCGCCCGGCTGGGCGGGGATGTGAGCAAGTTCGTGACGCCTGCGGTGAATACGGCGCTCCAAAAGCGGTTCGGATAA
- a CDS encoding CBS domain-containing protein: MLVQQILNAKSDARVVTIAPGTLVADAARILAERRIGGLIVSRDGEVVEGILSERDIVRSLAVRGATCLTETIDEMMTRNPVCTTPSESSDRVLSQMTDGRFRHMPVVEGGKLVGIVTIGDVVSSRLTELSMEKDALQGMIMGH, from the coding sequence ATGTTGGTGCAACAAATCCTGAACGCGAAAAGCGACGCGCGCGTAGTGACCATTGCGCCGGGAACGCTTGTCGCGGATGCGGCGCGTATTCTGGCCGAACGACGGATTGGGGGGCTGATCGTGAGCCGTGATGGTGAGGTGGTCGAGGGCATCTTGTCTGAGCGCGATATCGTAAGATCGCTGGCCGTGCGTGGGGCGACATGCCTGACCGAAACGATCGACGAGATGATGACGCGCAACCCGGTCTGCACCACGCCAAGCGAGAGTTCGGACCGGGTGCTGAGCCAGATGACCGATGGGCGCTTTCGCCATATGCCCGTGGTTGAGGGTGGCAAGCTGGTCGGGATCGTGACCATTGGCGACGTGGTGTCATCGCGGCTGACGGAGCTTTCGATGGAGAAGGACGCGCTTCAGGGTATGATCATGGGGCATTAA
- a CDS encoding carboxylate-amine ligase encodes MAETEPDFTIGIEEEYLLVDLDTLALTEAPEALMQACTDRLGDQVSPEFLSCQIEIGTKVCANVSEAREDLRRLRRCIAHEAGKHGLAPIAASCHPFSDWRDQKHTDKERYNALASDLAGVVQRMLICGMHVHVGIGAPDRRIDLMNQISYFLPHFLALSCSSPFWQGHDTGLGSYRLSVFDNLPRTGLPPHMNSFGEYERSVGILTDLGVIEDSSKIWWDLRPSSKFPTLESRICDVQPSLEDALTLAALIQSLTRMLWRLAQRNQRWRTYDSFLLAENRWRAQRYGVGEGLIDFGVGKVVPFPDLVEDMLELIAEDAVHFGSAMEVGRARDIAANGTSADRQRAVYKAALDGGAPKDEALRAVVFHLVEAFHDGL; translated from the coding sequence ATGGCCGAAACGGAGCCTGATTTCACCATCGGGATCGAGGAAGAATACCTCCTTGTCGATCTGGACACGCTCGCCCTTACCGAGGCCCCCGAAGCGTTGATGCAGGCGTGCACAGACAGGCTGGGGGATCAGGTCAGCCCCGAGTTTCTCAGCTGCCAGATCGAGATTGGCACCAAGGTCTGCGCCAATGTCTCCGAGGCGCGCGAGGATCTGCGACGCCTGCGCAGGTGCATCGCACATGAGGCGGGCAAACACGGCCTCGCCCCCATTGCCGCCTCCTGCCATCCATTCTCTGATTGGCGCGACCAAAAACACACCGACAAGGAGCGCTATAACGCGCTCGCAAGCGATCTTGCAGGCGTGGTGCAGCGGATGCTGATCTGCGGAATGCATGTGCATGTGGGCATCGGCGCGCCCGACCGCCGCATAGATTTGATGAACCAAATCAGCTACTTCCTGCCCCATTTCCTGGCGCTCAGCTGCTCGTCGCCCTTCTGGCAAGGGCATGATACGGGGCTGGGCAGTTACCGGCTCAGCGTGTTCGACAATCTGCCGCGCACCGGCCTGCCGCCGCATATGAACAGCTTTGGCGAATATGAACGCTCCGTCGGCATCCTCACCGATCTGGGGGTGATCGAGGACAGCTCCAAAATCTGGTGGGACCTGCGCCCCTCGTCCAAATTTCCCACGCTGGAATCGCGCATTTGCGACGTGCAGCCCTCCTTGGAGGACGCGCTGACGCTTGCGGCGCTCATCCAATCGCTCACCCGGATGCTCTGGCGGCTGGCGCAGCGCAACCAACGCTGGCGCACCTATGACAGCTTTCTTCTGGCCGAAAACCGTTGGCGCGCGCAGCGCTACGGCGTTGGCGAGGGTCTGATTGACTTTGGCGTGGGCAAGGTCGTCCCCTTCCCCGATTTGGTGGAAGACATGCTGGAGCTGATCGCCGAGGACGCGGTGCATTTCGGCTCGGCCATGGAAGTAGGCCGCGCCCGCGATATCGCGGCAAACGGCACGAGCGCCGATCGCCAACGCGCCGTTTACAAAGCCGCACTTGATGGCGGCGCACCCAAAGATGAGGCCCTGCGCGCGGTCGTCTTCCATCTGGTCGAGGCCTTTCACGATGGGCTCTGA
- a CDS encoding cell division protein ZapA → MPEVDIQIGGRTFQVSCQPGEEHYLHSAAKMLDDEAAVLATQTGRIPEARMLLMAGLMLADKTAGMQDKLREAEDKMAEKEAELAQMRNAPTPAPERIEVPVVPGDVTDALAEIAARTEALAEQVAAKRAD, encoded by the coding sequence ATGCCGGAGGTTGATATCCAAATCGGGGGCCGGACATTTCAGGTCAGCTGCCAGCCTGGGGAGGAGCATTACCTGCACTCCGCCGCGAAAATGCTCGATGATGAGGCCGCCGTTCTGGCCACGCAGACGGGGCGCATCCCCGAGGCGCGGATGCTTCTGATGGCGGGCTTGATGCTGGCCGACAAGACCGCCGGGATGCAGGACAAGCTGCGCGAGGCGGAGGATAAGATGGCCGAAAAAGAGGCCGAGCTTGCCCAGATGCGCAACGCGCCCACGCCCGCGCCGGAACGGATCGAAGTGCCCGTGGTGCCCGGCGATGTGACCGACGCATTGGCCGAGATCGCGGCGCGCACCGAGGCGCTGGCCGAGCAGGTTGCGGCCAAACGCGCAGATTAA
- a CDS encoding CoA-acylating methylmalonate-semialdehyde dehydrogenase: MTEMHHFINGALTKGTSGRFSDVFNPATGEVQGKLPLATSEELDQAVQIAKAAQPEWAATNPQKRARVMMKFVDLMHRDMDKIAEALSREHGKTIPDAKGDVIRGLECVEFCIGAPHLLKGEYTDSAGPGIDLYSMRQPLGVCGGITPFNFPAMMPLWMFAPAIVCGNAFVLKPSERDPSATIMLAELLEEAGLPKGVLQVVNGDKVAVDALLDHPDVASIGFVGSTPIAEYIYQRAAAAGKRVQCFGGAKNHMIIMPDADLDQAADALVGAGFGAAGERCMAISVAVPVGEETADKLIEKLIPRIEALKVGPYTAGDDVDFGPVVSADAKKRILGLVESGVAQGAELVVDGRNFSLQGYEDGFFVGPHLFDRVTTDMDIYTQEIFGPVLSTVRAATYEDALKIAMDNEYGNGTAIYTRDGDTARDYVARVNVGMVGVNVPIPVPLAYHTFGGWKKSAFGDLNQHGPDSIKFYTRTKTVTARWPSGIKEGGEFNFKSMD, from the coding sequence ATGACCGAGATGCATCACTTTATCAACGGCGCGCTGACCAAAGGCACGTCGGGCCGCTTTTCCGATGTCTTCAACCCCGCCACTGGCGAAGTGCAGGGCAAACTGCCCCTCGCCACCTCGGAGGAACTGGATCAAGCGGTGCAGATCGCCAAGGCCGCACAACCCGAATGGGCCGCGACCAACCCGCAAAAACGCGCGCGGGTGATGATGAAATTTGTGGATCTCATGCACCGCGACATGGATAAGATCGCCGAAGCGCTCAGCCGTGAGCACGGCAAAACCATCCCCGATGCCAAAGGCGACGTGATCCGTGGCCTTGAATGCGTGGAATTCTGCATCGGCGCGCCGCATCTTCTCAAGGGCGAATACACCGACAGCGCCGGGCCGGGCATTGATCTTTACTCCATGCGCCAGCCCTTGGGCGTCTGCGGCGGGATCACCCCGTTCAACTTCCCCGCGATGATGCCGCTTTGGATGTTCGCGCCCGCGATTGTGTGCGGCAACGCCTTTGTCCTCAAACCCTCCGAGCGTGACCCGTCGGCCACGATCATGCTGGCTGAGCTTTTGGAAGAGGCCGGCCTGCCCAAGGGTGTCTTGCAGGTTGTGAACGGCGACAAGGTTGCGGTGGACGCGCTTCTCGATCACCCCGATGTGGCCTCCATCGGCTTTGTCGGCTCCACCCCGATTGCCGAATATATCTACCAACGTGCCGCGGCCGCGGGCAAACGCGTGCAGTGCTTTGGCGGCGCGAAGAACCACATGATCATCATGCCCGACGCAGATCTGGATCAGGCCGCAGACGCTTTGGTTGGCGCGGGCTTTGGCGCGGCGGGCGAACGCTGCATGGCGATTTCCGTGGCCGTGCCGGTGGGCGAAGAGACGGCAGACAAGCTGATTGAGAAGCTCATCCCCCGCATCGAGGCGCTGAAAGTCGGCCCCTATACCGCAGGCGATGATGTGGATTTCGGCCCCGTGGTGAGCGCGGATGCCAAAAAGCGCATCCTTGGCCTTGTCGAGAGCGGCGTGGCGCAAGGCGCGGAGCTGGTCGTGGATGGGCGCAACTTCTCGCTCCAAGGATATGAGGACGGCTTCTTCGTCGGGCCGCATCTTTTTGACCGCGTGACCACCGATATGGACATCTACACTCAGGAAATCTTCGGCCCCGTCCTGAGCACCGTGCGCGCGGCGACCTATGAAGACGCGCTGAAAATCGCCATGGACAATGAATATGGCAACGGCACCGCGATCTATACCCGCGATGGCGATACCGCCCGCGATTACGTGGCGCGCGTCAATGTCGGCATGGTGGGCGTGAACGTGCCCATCCCCGTGCCGCTCGCCTATCACACCTTTGGTGGCTGGAAAAAATCAGCCTTTGGCGATCTCAACCAACACGGACCGGACTCAATCAAATTTTATACCCGCACCAAGACCGTGACCGCCCGCTGGCCCAGCGGTATCAAGGAAGGCGGCGAGTTCAACTTCAAATCTATGGACTGA